A genomic stretch from Longimicrobium sp. includes:
- a CDS encoding glycosyl hydrolase family 8, with protein MIRSALRRVALPALALAAACGDGEAPTAPSALAPEVPAPRPDVLPAVGKYAYACGTNLAPDQGAANEELRRSYAAWKAGYVTASGAGGWLRVTRGAEGNYDTVSEGIGYGMLLAAYLGDKYAFDQLWGYARSHFNARGLMKWKISSGNVAEYDDAATDADEDMALALVAADRKWGGYGSAAQALLDSIAKYEVESGTYVLKPGDQRYWGGSEITNPSYFAPAFYKVFRAYSGDAVWDPVTTKVYEMVSNLNTRSGVSTGLLPDWMKADGTAAADPTKRYQYFYDASRSPWRLAKDAAWYCDTRARSQLDRMNAFFAGQGAAGIKEGYELNGTPLYFAHKAVFVATAAAGALHSASATYRADMWTETVSRADSSGYFNNVLRLLSILFMSGNMPSPLDLGAARPLVDDFESGSVARWWTFNDPGTSIARGVVSPAAFGYGMKVDYAIASYGGVGTDFSPARDWSGQRALEFWFKGTGSGNTVRVEVQDNRAAGSTTDTAERWEYRLADTSTGWRYVSIPWSAFTRRADWQPAGAPNDGFNRTQVWGLTLAPLAGSGSFQVDGVQTVR; from the coding sequence ATGATCCGCTCCGCCCTTCGCCGGGTCGCGCTCCCGGCGCTCGCGCTGGCCGCCGCCTGCGGGGACGGCGAGGCCCCGACCGCACCCTCCGCGCTCGCCCCCGAGGTCCCCGCGCCGCGGCCGGACGTCCTTCCCGCGGTGGGGAAGTACGCCTACGCCTGCGGCACCAACCTGGCGCCCGACCAGGGCGCGGCGAACGAGGAGCTGCGGCGGAGCTACGCCGCGTGGAAGGCCGGGTACGTGACCGCGAGCGGGGCGGGCGGCTGGCTGCGCGTCACGCGCGGCGCCGAGGGGAACTACGACACCGTCTCGGAGGGGATCGGCTACGGGATGCTGCTGGCCGCCTACCTGGGCGACAAATACGCCTTCGACCAGCTGTGGGGCTACGCGCGCAGCCACTTCAACGCCCGCGGGCTGATGAAGTGGAAGATCAGCTCCGGCAACGTGGCCGAGTACGACGACGCGGCCACCGACGCCGACGAGGACATGGCGCTGGCGCTGGTGGCGGCCGACCGGAAGTGGGGCGGCTACGGGAGCGCCGCGCAGGCCCTGCTGGACAGCATCGCGAAGTACGAGGTGGAGAGCGGCACGTACGTGCTGAAGCCGGGCGACCAGCGCTACTGGGGCGGCTCCGAGATCACCAACCCGTCGTACTTCGCCCCCGCCTTCTACAAGGTGTTCCGCGCCTACAGCGGCGACGCGGTGTGGGACCCGGTGACCACGAAGGTCTACGAGATGGTCTCCAACCTGAACACCCGCAGCGGCGTCTCCACCGGCCTCCTCCCCGACTGGATGAAGGCCGACGGGACCGCGGCCGCCGACCCCACCAAGCGCTACCAGTACTTCTACGACGCCTCCCGCTCTCCCTGGCGCCTGGCCAAGGACGCGGCGTGGTACTGCGACACGCGCGCCCGCTCGCAGCTCGACCGGATGAACGCCTTCTTCGCGGGGCAGGGCGCCGCCGGCATCAAGGAGGGGTACGAGCTGAACGGCACGCCGCTGTACTTCGCCCACAAGGCCGTCTTCGTGGCCACCGCGGCGGCGGGCGCGCTGCACTCCGCCAGCGCCACCTACCGCGCCGACATGTGGACCGAGACGGTGAGCCGCGCCGACAGCAGCGGCTACTTCAACAACGTGCTGCGGCTGCTCTCGATCCTGTTCATGAGCGGGAACATGCCCAGCCCGCTGGACCTGGGCGCCGCGCGCCCGCTGGTGGACGACTTCGAGTCGGGGAGCGTGGCCCGCTGGTGGACGTTCAACGACCCGGGCACTTCCATCGCGCGCGGCGTGGTGTCGCCGGCCGCGTTCGGGTACGGGATGAAGGTGGACTACGCCATCGCCTCGTACGGCGGCGTGGGGACCGACTTCTCGCCGGCGCGCGACTGGAGCGGCCAGCGGGCGCTGGAGTTCTGGTTCAAAGGCACCGGGTCGGGGAACACCGTCCGCGTGGAGGTGCAGGACAACCGCGCCGCGGGGAGCACCACCGACACGGCCGAGCGCTGGGAGTACAGGCTCGCCGACACCTCCACGGGCTGGCGCTACGTCTCGATCCCCTGGAGCGCCTTCACCCGCCGCGCCGACTGGCAGCCGGCCGGCGCCCCGAACGACGGCTTCAACCGCACCCAGGTCTGGGGGCTCACGCTCGCCCCCCTGGCCGGCTCCGGCAGCTTCCAGGTGGACGGGGTGCAGACGGTGCGGTGA
- the guaA gene encoding glutamine-hydrolyzing GMP synthase: MDPNRILILDYGSQFTQLIARRIREERVYCEIHPPTRPLDWIRDWGPKGVILSGGPSSVYGEDVPTADPGLLRMGVPVLGVCYGMQLITFLEGGVVERGRREYGRALVEVHEGTGIFGGFHEGERTQVWMSHGDHMVQPPPGYRLLASSSEGQQWAAFAAEDRPVYGVQFHLEVAHTTRGAEIMSNFLFGVCGCEPTWTAGSFIENELEKIRRQVGDAQAVCGLSGGVDSSVAAALVHRALGERLTCIFVDTGLLRQGEREGVERTFRQHMGIRLEVVDASRLFLDRLRGVEEPEEKRRIIGHTFIDVFEEAAERIGHDARFLVQGTLYPDVIESLSVKGPSATIKTHHNVGGLKPEMRFELVEPLRELFKDEVRQVGRELGLPEEMVGRHPFPGPGLAIRVLGQVDERELAILRQADAIYLEEIRAAGLYDDIWQAFAVLLPVRSVGVMGDERTYENVCALRAVTSRDGMTADWYPFPHDVLARISTRIINEVNGINRVVYDVSSKPPATIEWE; the protein is encoded by the coding sequence GTGGACCCGAACCGCATCCTCATCCTCGACTACGGCTCGCAGTTCACGCAGCTCATCGCGCGGCGCATCCGCGAGGAGCGCGTCTACTGCGAGATCCACCCGCCCACGCGCCCGCTGGACTGGATCCGCGACTGGGGGCCGAAGGGGGTGATCCTCTCCGGCGGCCCGTCCTCCGTCTACGGCGAGGACGTCCCCACCGCCGACCCGGGGCTCCTGCGCATGGGCGTGCCCGTGCTGGGCGTCTGCTACGGGATGCAGCTCATCACCTTCCTGGAAGGCGGGGTGGTGGAGCGCGGCCGGCGCGAGTACGGGCGGGCGCTGGTGGAGGTGCACGAGGGCACGGGGATCTTCGGCGGCTTCCACGAGGGCGAGCGGACGCAGGTGTGGATGAGCCACGGCGACCACATGGTGCAGCCCCCGCCGGGGTACCGGCTGCTGGCGAGCAGCAGCGAGGGGCAGCAGTGGGCTGCGTTCGCGGCCGAGGACCGGCCCGTCTACGGGGTGCAGTTCCACCTGGAGGTGGCGCACACCACCCGCGGCGCCGAGATCATGTCGAACTTCCTCTTCGGCGTCTGCGGGTGCGAGCCGACGTGGACGGCGGGGTCGTTCATCGAGAACGAGCTGGAGAAGATCCGCCGCCAGGTCGGCGACGCGCAGGCGGTCTGCGGGCTGTCGGGCGGGGTGGACTCGTCGGTGGCGGCGGCGCTGGTGCACCGCGCGCTCGGCGAGCGGCTCACCTGCATCTTCGTCGACACGGGGCTCCTCCGGCAGGGCGAGCGCGAGGGGGTGGAGCGCACCTTCCGGCAGCACATGGGGATCCGGCTGGAGGTGGTCGACGCCTCGCGCCTCTTCCTGGACCGGCTGCGCGGGGTGGAGGAGCCCGAGGAGAAGCGCCGCATCATCGGCCACACCTTCATCGACGTCTTCGAGGAGGCGGCGGAGCGGATCGGGCACGACGCGCGCTTCCTGGTGCAGGGCACGCTCTATCCCGACGTGATCGAGTCGCTCTCGGTGAAGGGGCCGTCGGCCACCATCAAGACGCACCACAACGTGGGCGGGCTCAAGCCGGAGATGCGCTTCGAGCTGGTGGAGCCGCTGCGCGAGCTGTTCAAGGACGAGGTGCGGCAGGTGGGGCGCGAGTTGGGGCTCCCCGAGGAGATGGTGGGGCGGCACCCGTTCCCCGGCCCCGGCCTGGCGATCCGCGTCCTGGGCCAGGTGGACGAGCGCGAGCTGGCCATCCTGCGCCAGGCCGACGCCATCTACCTGGAGGAGATCCGCGCCGCCGGCCTGTACGACGACATCTGGCAGGCGTTCGCCGTGCTGCTGCCGGTGCGGTCGGTCGGGGTGATGGGCGACGAGCGCACCTACGAGAACGTCTGCGCGCTGCGCGCCGTCACCAGCCGCGACGGGATGACGGCCGACTGGTACCCCTTCCCCCACGACGTGCTGGCGCGCATCTCGACGCGGATCATCAACGAGGTGAACGGGATCAACCGGGTGGTCTACGACGTGTCGAGCAAGCCGCCGGCGACGATCGAGTGGGAGTGA
- a CDS encoding phosphoribosylanthranilate isomerase, with product MEPTARPRIKVCCISSAEEAWIAIRAGASALGLVSAMPSGPGVIGDELIAEIAARVPPGVATFLLTSSTDPARIVSQQRGAQVNTLQLVDAVEPDALRELRAELPGVALVQVIHVRGPESVDEARRVAPLVHAILLDSGNPAAAVKELGGTGRVHDWELSRRIREAVDVPVYLAGGLRSENVAEAVGRVGPFGLDVCSGVRTDGRLDADKLARFVAAATLIPG from the coding sequence GTGGAGCCCACCGCCCGTCCCCGCATCAAGGTCTGCTGCATCTCCAGCGCGGAGGAAGCGTGGATCGCCATCCGCGCCGGGGCCTCGGCGCTCGGGCTGGTGTCGGCGATGCCCAGCGGCCCGGGCGTGATCGGCGACGAGCTGATCGCGGAGATCGCGGCCCGAGTGCCGCCCGGCGTCGCCACCTTCCTCCTCACCTCGTCCACCGATCCCGCCCGCATCGTCTCGCAGCAGCGCGGCGCGCAGGTCAACACCCTCCAGCTGGTGGACGCGGTGGAGCCGGACGCGCTGCGCGAGTTGCGCGCGGAGCTGCCGGGCGTGGCGCTGGTGCAGGTGATCCACGTGCGCGGGCCCGAGTCCGTGGACGAGGCGCGCCGGGTGGCGCCGCTGGTCCACGCGATCCTGCTCGACTCCGGCAACCCGGCGGCGGCGGTGAAGGAGCTGGGCGGCACGGGGCGCGTGCACGACTGGGAGCTGAGCCGCCGCATCCGCGAGGCGGTGGACGTGCCCGTGTACCTGGCCGGCGGCCTGCGCTCGGAGAACGTGGCCGAGGCCGTCGGGCGCGTGGGTCCCTTCGGCCTGGACGTGTGCTCGGGTGTGCGCACCGACGGCCGGCTGGACGCGGACAAGCTGGCGCGCTTCGTCGCGGCGGCGACGCTTATCCCCGGGTGA
- a CDS encoding BTAD domain-containing putative transcriptional regulator: MSSSFRCNEGFCRGATVALPGGRVACLRYPPVTPALSVPLLFATPTRPDGRPARARRRGPPRSGRHGAAVRPAAAEAARPARLARRRAPARLPPPRLPPGPLLARAGRGRGAQRAGPGGALPPAAARRGRGGEPRPGGTGGGSRRAALRRGCLRGGAGRRAEHGRAGALPRRPAGGVPPLRRPRVRALERERDRLRARAVEAARGLADEHAGRGDPAGAARWARAALELDPFDERGLRRLLVLLDQAGDRAGALQAYEEFARRLRGELEAEPSRETRALADGIRAQRTGPAPGPAPPGSLAVLPFLDLSPEPEEYFADGLTEDLISTLAAVPGLRVTSRTSSFAFKGRALPVGRVAEELGVAAVLEGSVRRGGGRVRVVAQLIDAATDAHLWTETYDRALTDFLAVQAEVAEQIARALRVELTPGARERIGARPPESPRAFHLYLRGRYFLGQGSREGWHRAVESFRLALEEDPRYALAYAGLADAYAQLPLFVFAPLLPRPEALARARTAALRALELNDELGEAYVALAVARWYEWDWEGAERAFRRALLLGPGSAAPHHRYGLTLCFLGRFEEAARELQRAQELDPLSLAIATDRGVVDLRAGRTELALARFHKVLEVDPAFHAAHHYLAEAYNYAGRHELGLPHWVARGFITPADADELAALLRTSELEYRRDWLRRMERMEAAPTVLASGAIRVGEVERAWEWLERAFQERDPVLTNGVRVHPGLDPFRGDPRFADLLRRMGVDDAPAAGPPAR; this comes from the coding sequence ATCTCCTCCTCCTTCCGCTGCAATGAAGGTTTCTGCCGGGGCGCGACTGTCGCGCTCCCGGGCGGAAGAGTAGCTTGCCTCCGTTATCCGCCGGTTACCCCGGCTTTATCGGTCCCGCTCCTTTTCGCGACTCCCACCCGCCCCGATGGTCGACCTGCGCGTGCTCGGCGGCGTGGACCTCCACGGTCCGGACGGCACGGAGCTGCGGTCCGTCCTGCAGCAGCCGAAGCGGCTCGCCCTGCTCGTCTGGCTCGCCGCCGCGCACCCGCGCGGCTTCCACCGCCGCGACTCCCTCCTGGCCCTCTTCTGGCCCGAGCTGGACGCGGCCGCGGCGCGCAACGCGCTGGGCCAGGCGGTGCACTTCCTCCGGCAGCAGCTCGGCGAGGGCGTGGTGGCGAGCCGCGGCCGGGCGGAACTGGGGGTGGCTCCCGGCGGGCTGCGCTGCGACGCGGCTGCCTTCGAGGAGGAGCTGGACGCCGGGCGGAGCACGGCCGCGCTGGAGCTCTACCGCGGCGACCTGCTGGCGGGGTTCCACCTCTCCGGCGTCCCCGAGTTCGAGCGCTGGAGCGCGAGCGCGACCGGCTGCGCGCCCGCGCCGTCGAGGCGGCGCGGGGGCTGGCCGACGAGCACGCCGGCCGCGGCGACCCGGCCGGCGCCGCGCGCTGGGCCCGCGCGGCCCTGGAGCTGGACCCGTTCGACGAGCGCGGGCTGCGGCGGCTGCTGGTGCTGCTGGACCAGGCGGGCGACCGCGCCGGCGCCCTGCAGGCGTACGAGGAGTTCGCCCGCCGGCTGCGGGGCGAGCTGGAGGCGGAGCCGTCGCGGGAGACGCGCGCGCTGGCGGACGGGATCCGCGCGCAGCGGACCGGTCCGGCGCCCGGCCCCGCCCCGCCCGGCTCCCTCGCCGTGCTCCCGTTCCTGGACCTGAGCCCCGAGCCCGAGGAGTACTTCGCCGACGGGCTCACCGAGGACCTGATCTCCACGCTCGCCGCCGTGCCGGGCCTGCGCGTGACTTCCCGCACCTCGTCGTTCGCGTTCAAGGGGCGCGCGCTCCCGGTCGGCCGGGTGGCCGAGGAGCTGGGCGTGGCCGCCGTGCTGGAGGGGAGCGTGCGCCGCGGGGGCGGGCGGGTGCGGGTGGTGGCCCAGCTCATCGACGCCGCCACCGACGCGCACCTGTGGACGGAGACGTACGACCGGGCGCTCACCGACTTCCTGGCGGTCCAGGCGGAGGTGGCCGAGCAGATCGCCCGGGCGCTGCGCGTGGAGCTCACGCCCGGCGCGCGCGAGCGGATCGGCGCGCGCCCCCCGGAGAGCCCGCGGGCGTTCCACCTCTACCTGCGCGGGCGCTACTTCCTGGGCCAGGGCTCGCGCGAGGGGTGGCACCGGGCGGTGGAGTCGTTCCGCCTGGCCCTGGAGGAGGACCCGCGCTACGCCCTGGCCTACGCGGGGCTCGCCGACGCGTACGCGCAGCTCCCGCTCTTCGTCTTCGCTCCGCTGCTCCCCCGCCCCGAGGCGCTGGCGCGGGCGAGGACGGCCGCGCTGCGGGCGCTGGAGCTGAACGACGAGCTGGGAGAGGCGTACGTGGCGCTGGCGGTGGCCCGCTGGTACGAGTGGGACTGGGAGGGCGCCGAGCGGGCGTTCCGGCGCGCCCTCCTCCTCGGCCCCGGCTCCGCCGCGCCGCACCACCGCTACGGCCTCACGCTGTGCTTCCTCGGGCGCTTCGAGGAGGCGGCGCGGGAGCTCCAGCGCGCGCAGGAGCTCGACCCGCTCTCGCTGGCGATCGCCACCGACCGCGGCGTGGTGGACCTCAGGGCCGGCCGCACCGAGCTGGCCCTGGCCCGCTTCCACAAGGTGCTGGAGGTCGATCCCGCTTTCCACGCCGCGCACCACTACCTGGCCGAGGCCTACAACTACGCGGGGCGTCACGAGCTCGGCCTGCCGCACTGGGTCGCGCGCGGCTTCATCACGCCGGCCGACGCGGACGAGCTGGCCGCGCTGCTGCGGACCAGCGAGCTGGAATACCGGCGCGACTGGCTGCGCAGGATGGAGCGGATGGAGGCCGCGCCGACGGTGCTGGCCTCCGGGGCGATCCGGGTGGGAGAGGTGGAGCGGGCGTGGGAGTGGCTGGAGCGCGCCTTCCAGGAGCGCGACCCGGTGCTCACCAACGGAGTGCGCGTGCACCCGGGGCTGGATCCCTTCCGCGGCGACCCGCGCTTCGCGGACCTGCTGCGCCGGATGGGCGTGGACGATGCCCCCGCCGCCGGCCCTCCTGCGCGCTGA